The genomic interval GCCAGAATCGCAAATGCCGCCGTGGCGCTGAATGCCGATTTAAAAGCCGTGACCGGTGATTTAGGCATCGACGTGCTGTCGTTCGGCGGTACGAAAAACGGTATGATGTTCGGTGAGGCCATTGTTTTTTTCAATCCCAAGCTCGCCGAAAACTTCAAATATATCCGCAAACAGGGCATGCAGCTGAATTCAAAAATGCGTTTTATTTCCGCGCAGTTCGATGCTTATCTTTCCAACGGGCTCTGGGAACGCAACGCAGGACACGCCAACGCATTGGCGCAGCGTCTGAAGCGAGGGATCGATGGCATTCCCGTGGTAAGCGTAACCCAGAAAGTGGAAACAAACGGGGTTTTCGCCGTGGTTCCGGAAAAGCACATACCGGCATTGCAGGATGCATTTTTTTTCTATGTATGGGACGCAAGCACGTCAGAAGTGAGATGGATGACCTCCTTTGATACCCAGGCAGAAGACGTGGATGCTTTTGTGCAGTTGCTGAGGACAACTTTCTGAAAACGGCGGACGCTTACGCCTGCTGGCGATCGATTTTATTTAAAACGATCCTTTTTTTGTCAAAGGTGATTTCGAACTGATCGCCGGGGTGAAAAATTGAATCTTCGATACGCGTTTTCGGGATAATGATCGAATTTTGACTGAATCTGACGATCTTCGGGTGGGGTTTGTACAGTCCTTTGATTGCCGACGGGTTCTCGAGTCTGTTGGTATACGTCAGCTTGGCGACCCGAGTCTGCAGCGTTTTCAGCGTGATGTCGGTCTTCTCGCAGATCCTGTCTGCGTTCATATACTCCTTGATTATCTTCAACAGTGCCTTATCTGAAATTTTAGTCGCCATTCACCCTCCACAGCAAAAAAAACGACCCTCCTCATAGAGCCTTGTGTCCAGCTCTGACGCCGAGCGACCGCCGATGAAAGTCAACTAAGATATTGATTCAAATGTTCTGTCAATATCTTTCGCAATTTTATAAATAAATTTATTTCCATCAAAATCACGGCTTATGTACTCTATATCAAATTCATCAAAACTGTCAAGTTCATCAATAAAGGATTTACAATCAACATCATAATTAAAGTTTTCATTTAATAGTTTCATGATATATCTCCTATATTGATAGTTTGAATCCTTTAATCATATATTTTTATATATGTCAAGTATTATAAGTTTTTATTTAATATTTTTGATTTTAATATTAAATTTTAGCATTAAAATTTTTAATGATATATTAAAATTAACAATCTTTATTCGATCATTTAAAAGCTAACCAGTTGGGCAACGTCAGAGGCATTGGGCTTGGCCACAACCAACTATTCCGGAATACTGGAATATTGGGGTGTTGGCGTATTCGGAGGTCGGAGGTCGGGACTTAGGGTGAAGGTCGGGGAACAGAAGTCGGAAGTCTCACAGTTCACGGAATACGGCTCAGGGCTCAAGGTGCAGACCGCTCAACGCATGATGCTTTGAAATCGCCTTGCGCCTTGGGCCTTGCGCCATACGTTTTACGTTTCACATCTTACATTTCACGATTCACGGCGTTTCACGTCTCACGTTTCACGTCTAACGCCTCACATTTACACGCCGTGGTGTCCTGAGGGGGGAGGTCGTTGTAGTCGAGCCGCGGCACATCGCGGTGCTCATATTCGAGCCGCAGGCGGAATTTTTCCACCTCTACCCTGCTTTCGAGGCTTTTTTTTGCCAGCAGATAGCGCAGGAAAATGATCAAAAGAAGCATGCCGACCAGGGTCATGGCCAACCCGAGGGCCGCCCATTTGTATGTGACGATGATTCGCAAGCCGGCTTTCCCGGCTGAAAGAAAAGCGTTCGGCAGCACCCAGTATGCCGCAGCCGCCAACAGGATCAATGCGCCCAGAACAAATATGTTGAAGCGGCTTATCGCCGTGAGCATGCGCTCGAATCCAGACAAGGGTGCGGCGCCGTTTTCGGTTCCTCGCTCCACAGGCCGACGGGGTGCGGCGAAAAGCGCCGACCACGCCCTCACGATGAACGCAAAAAGCAGGACCAGTCCAATTGGCATGCCAAAGGCGGCTGCAAACCACGCCCGGAATGGAAAGGGCTTGCGGTCGTTGTACATTCGCACCCGATACTGCTCCAGAGGGCCAAAGGTTTTTTCGAAGGATTGCCTGTCGACCTGCGAAAGGGTGCCGCCCTCCAGAACCAACACCACCTTCCCCGACTGGTCCGCTATCTGCAAGACGGGTTTGCGGCCGGCACGCATGGCCGCGATGGCAAAAATTTCGAGTTCAATCAGGAACAAGGCCACCATCACGATGATAAAAAGGGTGCGATGTGCCTTGATGGTGCCGAGGATGTTTTGATCAGCGCTCATGGGTGTCACGCCAGGAGAGACTCATCTTTGAGGGTGGCACCGAAGCGCTGCACGGCTTCCTGAACGGTAAACGACTTTTTCTCCTCGCCTGAGATGTCAAGCTGAATTTTCCCCTCGTGCAGCATGATGAGCCGGTTGCCAAACCGGATGGCCTGCTCCATGTTGTGCGTAACCATCATGGCGGTGAGTTGATTTTCCGAAATGATTTTCTGCGTCAGATCCATAACCCGTCTGGCGGTCTTCGGGTCCAAAGCGGCCGTGTGTTCATCCAGAAGCAGCAGTTTCGGCAGCGTTAGGGTCACCATGATCAGGGTCAGCGATTGACGCTGTCCGCCGGAAAGAAGGCTGACCGATTGTCTGAGACGCTTTTCCATGCCGAGTCCCATCTTCCCGAGGAGAACCCGGTAATGCTCGCGTCTCACTTTGGTCACCCCCCACCGCAGCGTTCTGGTCATCCCCCTCAGGTCAGCCATCCCCAGGTTTTCCTCGATGGTCATGGAAGCCGCCGTACCCATCAACGGATCCTGAAAAATTCTGCCGAGGTATTTGGCCCGTTTGTGCTCGGGAAGACGGGTCACATCGATGCCGTCGACGCGGATTCGTCCCTGATCCGATGCATAGGTGCCGGATATGAGGTTCAACAATGTCGTTTTGCCCGCACCGTTGCTGCCAATGACCGTCACGAAATCGCCCTTTTCAATCCGCAGGGTGATACCGTCTATGGCCACCTTCTGGTCCATGGTGCCCAGGTTGAATGTCTTTTTGAGGTTCTCGATTCTCAGCATGTCCGATACAGATAACCCGCATAAACGACAGGCGCTTCTCTTTTCTCCCGCGTTGGGCGTTTCGAAGTAAATGGTTCACCCAACCGCTTTGGCGGCAACGTCTCTTAGGCCGAAAGTCGATGGCAGCAGTGGGCGGCGGGCGTGAGCATCGAACCCGCACCTTTCAGCCTTCGGCCTCGACTCACACGCCTCTTAAATGCAGTTTCCCCTCTTTTTCCTTTTTCAGGGCCGGGATACCCAAAGCCAGGATCACCATGACACCGGTGGCCATCTTCAGGTCCGTGGGCGCCAGCCCCAGTCGCAGCCCTATGGATATGATCGCTTTGTAGAGAATCGAGCCGACAACGGCGGCGAGTGTCATGCGCTGGATGGTCCTGGTGCCGACAAGCGTCTCTCCGATGATAATGGCTGCAAGTCCGGCTACGATCATGCCGATGCCCATGCCCACATCCGCAAACCCCTGATCCTGTGCCACAAGCGCACCGGAAAGGGCCACAAGCGCATTGGAGAGGCCCAGTCCGAGGACGGTCATGCTGTCCGTGTTCACGCCCAGCGTTCTGATCATCTGTTCATTGTCGCCCGTTGCCCGCATGGCGAATCCGATCTGAGTGTGCAGGAAGAGATCGGCACCCAACTTGACCACGGCCGTAACCACCAGAAAAAACAGGATGATGGGAATGAACCGGTTCATGTCCAGGTTCTCCAGCGGCGTCATCAGGGTGTCGACCGTCAGCAGTTGAATGTTGGACCGTCCCATGATCCTCAGATTGATCGAATAGAGCATCGTCATGATCAAAATACCCGCCAGAAGGCTGTTTATCTTCAGCCTGGTGTTCAACAGTCCGGTCAGACACCCGGCGACAAATCCGCTGACGACAGCCGTCAGCACGCTCAACCCCGGTGAAACCCCCTCGGTTATCAGGCGGGCCACCACGGCCCCGCCCAGTGCGAAGCTGCCGTCAACCGTGAGGTCCGGAAAAGACAGAATTCGGAAGCTGATGACGATACCTAAAGCCACCAACGCGTATGCCAGTCCCTGCTCAAGGGAACCCGGAACGATCCGCAACATACTCTCTATAAACATCTGACTATACTATCCCGTCATGTCCATGGCACAATCACAGGCATTGGGATGCCTGAATCAGTGCATGTCAAATTTCAACGATAAAAAACAATCACGAAAACACGAAATGTGAACGTCACGAAATCATGGCATCTTTTCGCGATTTCACCTTTTCGTGATTTCGTGATGAAAATATTGTACACGCCCAGCGGCAAGCCGTGGGGAATGCACTCCCTGTCGTAATTTAAATCTTCGTTGGCCTGTTCCGGCGTTGCAAGGTGGGGTTATCTGCCTTTAATGACATTCCCCTGCTCATCCCACAGCTTGTCGGCCGCTTTTTCGACCAGCGTCGTGGGAAGCGCGAGGCCCTGCGCCTTGGCATGCTGGAGGCTCACCCACAAGCTGTAGCCTTCGGCGAGCCCGGCCTCGACCTCACCCGGGTCTTCCCCTTTCAGGATTCTGGCGGCCTTCTTGCCGGCTGTGTATCCAATCTTGAAGTAGTCCAGCCCATAGGCGGCCACGGCCCCTCTGGGGCAGCTGTCCCTGTCGCCTGCAAACAAGGGGATCTTGTTTTCGTTACAGACCTTGACGATGGATTCGAAGGCCGAAACAGCGGTATTGTCCGAGGTTATGTGGATAGCGTCCACACGCCCGACCAGACTCTGGGCAGCCTGCATCACCTCCGAACTGCCGGATACATGCGCCTCGATGAGCGTGTCGCCCATCGCCTCCACCGCCTTCTTCATCTCTTTGATATGGAAAGTCACATTCACGTCACCGGGGTTGTAGATGGTGCCCCAGCGTTTGGCGTGGGGTACCAGATCCTGGTACATGCGGCACTGAAGCTCGATGGGCCATCTGTCGCTCACACCGGTAACGTGGGTTCCGGTCTTGCCCATTTTGGGTACGATGCCGGTGTCCACGGGGGCCGTTACCGAGGAAAAGACAATGGGAATGGTCTTGGAAATCTTAACGGACGCCTGGGCGTTCGGCGTACTGATAGCATGAATCAGATCGACCCGGTCATCCTCGAACTTGCGCGCGATAATGGCGCAGTTGGACTGGTCCCCCTGGGCGTTCTGCCGGTCGAAAACCACGTTTTTTCCTTCGACAAAGCCCTCTTCCTCCAAAGCTACCTTGAACCCTTTGGAGTCGTTGTCCAGGGCCGGATGAGAAACAATCTGCGCCTCGCCGATGCGTATCATTTCGGCCCAGGCGCCAGAACAGAAGAGCAACCCTGCAAGCAACAAACAGATTCCCACCAAAGTTGTTTTTTTCATCCTTCTACCTCCTAGCTAATTTAAGTCAACCACGAACTTTTTTTCAACACATTGTCAAACGGAAATCTTCGCCGTTAGAATAGGAATTTTCCCGCATTCCCCGTATGAAACATCAATAGCCGTTCAAGACCTGATTTGCCTGACCATTTCCCGAATGAAGCTGGCATTGGTTCCGCAACACCCGCCGACCATGTCCGCCCCGGCATCCACCAGTCGCCTGACATCCTCCGCGAACTCCTGGGCGGTCTGTTCGTAGCGCGTCGGTCCACCATCGTCGGCTATCGGTTTGCCGGCATTGGGTTGTATCAGTATCGGTTTTTCAGTGGTGCTCTTCATTTCCACGACCAGTTCCAACATGTCCCGGCTTCCCAATGTGCAATTGCTGGCAATGACGTCGGCGCCGCTATCCTCGAAAGCCTGTACACACTGCCCGACACCTTCGCCCATCATGGTGAAATAGCCGTTTGGTGTTTTGTTGTAGGTAACCGCGGCAATGACGGGGCAGCTGCCTGCCCGTTTTGCCGCCCTTACGGCGGCCAGGGACTCTTCCAGTGAAAACATGGTCTCTATGCTGATGAGGTCGGCGCCGTTTTTCAGCAGCACGGCTGCCTGATGGAAAAAGGTTTCTTCCAGTTCCTCC from Deltaproteobacteria bacterium carries:
- a CDS encoding ATP-binding cassette domain-containing protein, which encodes MLRIENLKKTFNLGTMDQKVAIDGITLRIEKGDFVTVIGSNGAGKTTLLNLISGTYASDQGRIRVDGIDVTRLPEHKRAKYLGRIFQDPLMGTAASMTIEENLGMADLRGMTRTLRWGVTKVRREHYRVLLGKMGLGMEKRLRQSVSLLSGGQRQSLTLIMVTLTLPKLLLLDEHTAALDPKTARRVMDLTQKIISENQLTAMMVTHNMEQAIRFGNRLIMLHEGKIQLDISGEEKKSFTVQEAVQRFGATLKDESLLA
- a CDS encoding ABC transporter permease, yielding MFIESMLRIVPGSLEQGLAYALVALGIVISFRILSFPDLTVDGSFALGGAVVARLITEGVSPGLSVLTAVVSGFVAGCLTGLLNTRLKINSLLAGILIMTMLYSINLRIMGRSNIQLLTVDTLMTPLENLDMNRFIPIILFFLVVTAVVKLGADLFLHTQIGFAMRATGDNEQMIRTLGVNTDSMTVLGLGLSNALVALSGALVAQDQGFADVGMGIGMIVAGLAAIIIGETLVGTRTIQRMTLAAVVGSILYKAIISIGLRLGLAPTDLKMATGVMVILALGIPALKKEKEGKLHLRGV
- a CDS encoding ABC transporter substrate-binding protein, yielding MKKTTLVGICLLLAGLLFCSGAWAEMIRIGEAQIVSHPALDNDSKGFKVALEEEGFVEGKNVVFDRQNAQGDQSNCAIIARKFEDDRVDLIHAISTPNAQASVKISKTIPIVFSSVTAPVDTGIVPKMGKTGTHVTGVSDRWPIELQCRMYQDLVPHAKRWGTIYNPGDVNVTFHIKEMKKAVEAMGDTLIEAHVSGSSEVMQAAQSLVGRVDAIHITSDNTAVSAFESIVKVCNENKIPLFAGDRDSCPRGAVAAYGLDYFKIGYTAGKKAARILKGEDPGEVEAGLAEGYSLWVSLQHAKAQGLALPTTLVEKAADKLWDEQGNVIKGR
- a CDS encoding homocysteine S-methyltransferase family protein, which codes for MRKKSLLSLVAERVVIFDGAMGTMLLESGLPAGGTPELWNLERPDIVEDIHRRYFAAGSDVVQTNTFGGTALKLADKGSGDKAEAVNAAAVKIAKRACPEGCFVAGDIGPTGRMLPPVGTATVEELEETFFHQAAVLLKNGADLISIETMFSLEESLAAVRAAKRAGSCPVIAAVTYNKTPNGYFTMMGEGVGQCVQAFEDSGADVIASNCTLGSRDMLELVVEMKSTTEKPILIQPNAGKPIADDGGPTRYEQTAQEFAEDVRRLVDAGADMVGGCCGTNASFIREMVRQIRS